One Immundisolibacter sp. DNA window includes the following coding sequences:
- a CDS encoding 3-hydroxyacyl-CoA dehydrogenase NAD-binding domain-containing protein — MTTDSIRQVAVLGAGNMGAGIAAQVANAGLPVLLLDLTRDIAEKGKQGLLERKPAPLMSPAALDLIRTGGFDDDLSRLVEADWIVEVVVERLPVKQALFERVEHARRPGSIVSSNTSGIRLSEITAGLPASFAADFLITHFFNPPRYMGLLELVAGPSTRPQVLETLREFCAVRLGKEVVEARDTPSFIGNRIGVVAMLAGVQAALELGLTVEQADAIAGKPIGWPGTGVFGLIDLVGLDVLADVARNMQGQLPASDSAQALLKLPPLLSTMLERGWIGRKAGGGFYRLTADRQREALDLSTLDYRPQQKADLPGAKARTPAELLAGSDLGAQFAWRLLGYSLSYTAAVAPEIASDLVGIDTAMREGYSWRWGPFELLDQIGPARVVERIKADGLPIPALLQTALTRGDGRFYREAVDGPQYLDFQGDYRPLPRPAGTLAVADLRRGGKPVLGNDSASLWDMGDGVGLLEFHTKMNALDEHTVELMLLTLDRVGRDFQALVIGNDAAHFCAGANLQRMLDAARSGDWAFLNGFIQSLQEALMGFKYAPFPVVGAPRGLALGGGCEVVLHCNALQAHAELNAGLVELRVGLLPAGGGTKEMTLRYQDVGVERGFDLILGSVVSQSAANARDMRLLTDGCAITMHRKRVLADAKTLARRMVGAYSPARPVVVNLPGLAGRAALEARVAAQVKAGKMTIHDAVVADHVAAVMTGGKGGEVTEHELLRLEREHFLELLRLPLSQARMEHMLATGKPLRN; from the coding sequence GTGACGACAGATTCGATTCGCCAGGTGGCGGTACTGGGCGCTGGCAATATGGGCGCCGGCATCGCCGCGCAGGTCGCCAATGCCGGCCTGCCAGTGCTGTTGCTTGACCTCACCCGGGACATAGCTGAGAAGGGCAAGCAGGGCCTTCTGGAGCGCAAGCCGGCGCCGCTGATGAGCCCGGCAGCGCTTGACCTGATCCGCACCGGCGGTTTCGACGATGATCTGTCACGGCTGGTCGAGGCCGACTGGATCGTGGAGGTGGTGGTGGAACGCCTGCCGGTCAAGCAGGCCTTGTTCGAGCGCGTCGAGCATGCGCGCCGACCCGGGTCCATCGTCTCCTCAAACACCTCCGGAATTCGTCTGTCGGAGATTACCGCCGGCCTGCCGGCGAGTTTTGCGGCCGATTTTCTGATCACGCATTTCTTCAACCCGCCGCGCTATATGGGCCTGCTGGAACTGGTGGCAGGTCCATCCACCCGGCCGCAGGTGCTCGAAACCTTGCGCGAGTTCTGCGCTGTGCGGCTGGGCAAGGAGGTCGTTGAAGCCCGTGACACGCCTTCGTTCATCGGCAACCGAATCGGCGTCGTTGCCATGCTGGCCGGCGTCCAGGCGGCGCTGGAGTTGGGACTGACCGTCGAGCAGGCTGACGCGATTGCGGGCAAACCCATCGGCTGGCCCGGCACCGGGGTATTCGGTTTGATAGACCTGGTTGGCCTGGACGTGTTGGCCGATGTTGCCCGCAATATGCAGGGCCAGTTGCCGGCCAGCGACTCGGCCCAGGCACTGCTGAAATTGCCGCCGCTGCTCAGCACGATGTTGGAGCGGGGCTGGATCGGTCGCAAGGCCGGCGGTGGCTTCTACCGCCTGACGGCCGACCGGCAGCGCGAGGCCCTGGACCTGTCGACGCTTGACTACCGGCCACAGCAGAAAGCCGACCTGCCCGGCGCCAAGGCGCGTACACCGGCCGAGCTGCTCGCAGGCAGCGATTTGGGCGCACAGTTTGCTTGGCGTCTGCTTGGCTACTCCCTGAGCTATACGGCTGCCGTTGCGCCGGAAATCGCCAGCGACCTGGTCGGAATCGACACCGCCATGCGCGAGGGATATTCCTGGCGCTGGGGGCCGTTCGAACTGCTGGATCAGATCGGCCCGGCCCGCGTCGTCGAGCGCATAAAAGCCGACGGTTTGCCCATACCCGCACTGTTGCAGACCGCGCTCACCCGCGGCGACGGGCGCTTTTATCGCGAAGCGGTTGACGGCCCTCAGTACCTGGATTTCCAAGGCGATTACCGCCCACTACCGCGGCCGGCCGGCACCCTGGCCGTGGCCGATCTGCGTCGCGGCGGCAAGCCGGTGCTCGGTAATGACTCGGCCAGCCTGTGGGACATGGGCGACGGCGTCGGACTGCTCGAATTCCACACCAAGATGAACGCGCTCGACGAGCACACCGTGGAACTCATGCTCCTGACCCTGGATCGCGTCGGGCGGGATTTTCAGGCACTGGTGATCGGTAACGACGCCGCCCATTTTTGTGCCGGCGCGAATCTGCAGCGAATGCTGGACGCTGCCCGCAGTGGCGATTGGGCGTTCCTGAACGGCTTCATCCAGAGCCTGCAGGAGGCTTTGATGGGCTTCAAGTACGCGCCGTTCCCGGTGGTCGGCGCGCCGCGTGGCCTGGCGCTGGGCGGGGGCTGCGAGGTAGTGCTGCATTGCAACGCGTTACAGGCGCATGCGGAGCTGAATGCGGGACTGGTGGAGCTGCGTGTCGGTTTGCTGCCAGCCGGTGGCGGAACCAAGGAAATGACCCTGCGGTATCAGGATGTAGGTGTGGAGCGCGGGTTCGACCTCATCCTGGGCAGTGTGGTGTCGCAGTCGGCCGCCAATGCGCGCGACATGCGCCTGCTGACTGACGGTTGTGCCATCACCATGCACCGCAAGCGCGTGTTGGCCGATGCCAAGACCCTGGCTCGGCGCATGGTCGGGGCCTATTCGCCGGCCAGGCCGGTGGTAGTGAACCTGCCCGGCCTCGCCGGAAGGGCCGCGCTGGAGGCCCGTGTCGCGGCGCAGGTCAAGGCCGGTAAAATGACCATCCATGACGCCGTGGTGGCCGACCATGTTGCAGCGGTAATGACCGGTGGCAAGGGCGGGGAAGTTACCGAACACGAGCTGCTGCGCCTCGAGCGGGAGCATTTTCTGGAACTGCTGCGCCTGCCGCTGTCCCAGGCGCGAATGGAGCACATGCTGGCCACCGGCAAGCCGCTGCGCAATTGA